A window from Gossypium raimondii isolate GPD5lz chromosome 7, ASM2569854v1, whole genome shotgun sequence encodes these proteins:
- the LOC105795889 gene encoding germin-like protein subfamily 1 member 14 — protein sequence MKSAHFILAFCLLALASPLAYASDPSPLQDFCVAINDPKDGVFVNGKFCKDPKLAKAEDFYYSGLNIPRNTSNPVGSTVTPVNVAQIPGLNTLGISLVRIDYAPNGGLNPPHTHPRATEILVVVEGTLYVGFVTSNTDNRLIAKVLYPGDVFVFPIGLIHFQFNVGKTKAVAFAGLSSQNPSVITIANAVFGPNPSINPDILVKALQLDKNVVKKLQSKLWWANN from the exons ATGAAAAGTGCTCATTTCATCCTTGCATTTTGTCTTTTGGCTCTAGCTTCCCCATTAGCCTACGCATCTGATCCTAGCCCTCTCCAAGACTTCTGCGTAGCCATCAACGACCCCAAGGATGGtg TGTTTGTTAATGGGAAGTTCTGCAAGGATCCAAAGCTTGCTAAAGCAGAAGACTTCTATTATTCAGGGCTCAACATTCCTAGAAACACATCAAATCCGGTAGGATCCACTGTGACTCCCGTCAATGTTGCTCAAATACCGGGGCTCAATACTCTTGGCATCTCATTGGTTCGAATTGACTATGCACCAAATGGTGGCCTAAACCCCCCTCACACTCACCCTCGTGCCACCGAAATCCTAGTTGTTGTCGAGGGCACACTCTATGTTGGCTTTGTGACATCCAACACCGATAATCGTCTCATTGCCAAGGTCCTATACCCTGGAGATGTATTTGTTTTCCCAATTGGCCTCATTCACTTCCAGTTCAATGTGGGAAAAACCAAGGCCGTTGCCTTCGCTGGCTTGAGCAGCCAGAATCCTAGTGTCATTACAATAGCCAATGCAGTGTTCGGACCAAATCCATCTATTAATCCTGATATCCTTGTCAAAGCTCTCCAATTGGACAAAAATGTGGTGAAAAAACTTCAATCAAAACTTTGGTGGGCTAACAATTAG